From a region of the Balaenoptera musculus isolate JJ_BM4_2016_0621 chromosome 15, mBalMus1.pri.v3, whole genome shotgun sequence genome:
- the LRCH4 gene encoding leucine-rich repeat and calponin homology domain-containing protein 4 isoform X7, with amino-acid sequence MAAAVAACLAAGGEEAATTTSVPGSPGLPGSRSAERALEEAVATGTLNLSNRRLKHFPRGAARSYDLSDITQADLSRNRFPEVPEAACQLVSLEGLSLYHNCLRCLNPALGNLTALTYLNLSRNQLSSLPSYICQLPLRVLIVSNNKLGALPPDISALASLRQLDASSNELQSIPAELCGLPSLRDLNVRRNQLSTLPDELGDLPLVRLDFSCNRVSRIPVSFCRLRHLQVILLDSNPLQSPPAQICLKGKLHIFKYLSTEAGRRGGSALGDLAPSRPPSFSPCPAEDLFPGRRYDGGLDSGFHSVDSGSKRWSGNEPRPWGGRRARCWRGAAATRIEPCGRGWGAGTKQQAGGAVRGGEAAPRHLAAVAGARAAAAAAAEWRVGFPKEGQVWAWEQLPWRFPKLGVRAPGGGAAASSAQATYNGTPKSSATQLGAAGGQGAPTPASAAQEPLPTAGPASAPAARPLSSIQRPNSFLFRSSSQSSSGPSSPDSVLRPRRSPQLLDEKEVMAQLRQVLESQLQRPLPEDLAEALASGVILCQLANQLRPRSVPFIHVPSPAVPKLSALKSRKNVESFLEACRKMGVPEADLCSPLDLLQGTAQGLWTTLEAVKRAGGRSPPPLWPPSGLGGFILFYVVLMLLLCVVYTRLLGS; translated from the exons ATGGCGGCGGCGGTAGCGGCCTGTCTCGCCGCCGGGGGTGAGGAGGCGGCGACCACGACCTCCGTTCCAGGGTCTCCGGGTCTGCCCGGGAGCCGCAGTGCAGAGCGGGCCCTAGAGGAGGCCGTGGCCACCGGGACCCTGAACCTGTCTAACCGGCGTTTGAAGCACTTCCCCCGGGGCGCGGCCCGCAGCTACGACCTGTCAGACATCACCCAGGCTG ACCTGTCCCGGAACCGGTTCCCCGAGGTGCCAGAGGCAGCGTGCCAGCTGGTGTCCCTGGAGGGTCTGAGCCTCTACCACAATTGTCTGAGGTGCCTGAACCCAGCCTTGGGGAATCTCACAGCTCTCACCTACCTCAACCTCAG ccGAAACCAGCTGTCATCGCTGCCGTCCTACATCTGCCAGCTGCCCCTGCGAGTGCTCATTGTCAGCAACAACAAACTGGGGGCCCTACCTCCCGACATCAGTGCCCTGGCAAGCCTGCGACAGCTC GATGCGAGCAGCAATGAGTTGCAGTCTATCCCCGCGGAGCTGTGCGGCCTCCCTTCCCTGCGGGATCTCAATGTGCGGAGGAACCAGCTCAGCACCCTGCCTGACg agCTGGGAGACCTTCCTCTTGTCCGCCTGGATTTCTCCTGTAACCGTGTCTCCCGCATCCCGGTCTCCTTCTGCCGCCTCAGGCACCTGCAGGTCATTTTGCTGGACAGCAACCCCCTGCAAAGCCCGCCTGCCCAG ATCTGCCTGAAGGGGAAACTTCACATCTTCAAGTATTTGTCAACAGAGGCTGGGCGGCGCGGGGGGTCTGCACTGGGGGACCTGGCCCCTTCCCGCCCCCCGAGTTTCAGCCCCTG CCCCGCTGAGGACTTGTTTCCGGGACGTCGGTATGACGGAGGGCTGGACTCAGGCTTCCACAGCGTTGACAGTGGCAGCAAGAGGTGGTCTGGAAATGAG CCACGTCCCTGGGGAGGACGAAGAGCGAGGTGCTGGCGAG GAGCAGCGGCCACCAGAATCGAGCCCTGTGGCAGGGGATGGGGAGCGGGCACCAAGCAGCAG GCGGGAGGAGCCGTCAGGGGAGGAGAGGCGGCGCCCAGACACCTTGCAGCTGTGGCAGGAGCGcgagcggcggcagcagcagcagcagagtggCGTGTGGGGTTCCCCAAGGAAGGACAGGTGTGGGCGTGGGAGCAGCTGCCCTGGCG ttttccGAAGCTGGGGGTCAGGGCTCCTGGCGGGGGTGCTGCCGCCTCGTCCGCTCAGGCCACCTACAA CGGCACGCCCAAGTCCAGTGCCACCCAGCTGGGAGCTGCGGGGGGGCAGGGCGCTCCCACCCCCGCCTCCGCCGCCCAGGAGCCCCTTCCTACGGCGGGACCAG CGAGCGCACCTGCTGCCCGGCCGCTCAGCTCCATTCAGAGACCAAACAGCTTCCTCTTCCGTTCTTCCTCTCAGAGCAGCTCAG GCCCTTCCTCACCAGACTCTGTCTTGAGACCTCGGCGATCCCCCCAGCTTCTGGACGAAAAGGAAGTGATGGCTCAGCTGCGCCAG gtgcTTGAGTCCCAGCTGCAGCGGCCCCTGCCCGAGGACCTGGCAGAGGCTCTAGCCAGTGGGGTCATCCTCTGTCAGCTGGCCAACCAGCTGCGGCCCCGCTCCGTGCCCTTCATTCACGTGCCCTCACCTGCTGTG CCAAAACTCAGTGCCCTCAAGTCTCGGAAGAATGTGGAGAGTTTCTTAGAAGCTTGTCGAAAAATGGGGGTTCCTGAG GCTGACCTGTGCTCGCCCTTGGATCTCCTCCAGGGCACTGCCCAGGGGCTGTGGACCACCCTGGAGGCTGTGAAGCGGGCGGGGGGCAGGTCCCCCCCGCCCCTCTGGCCCCCCTCTGGTCTGGGAGGCTTCATCCTCTTCTACGTGGTCCTCATGCTGCTGCTCTGTGTCGTCTACACTCGGCTCCTGGGTTCCTAG
- the LRCH4 gene encoding leucine-rich repeat and calponin homology domain-containing protein 4 isoform X5 encodes MAAAVAACLAAGGEEAATTTSVPGSPGLPGSRSAERALEEAVATGTLNLSNRRLKHFPRGAARSYDLSDITQADLSRNRFPEVPEAACQLVSLEGLSLYHNCLRCLNPALGNLTALTYLNLSRNQLSSLPSYICQLPLRVLIVSNNKLGALPPDISALASLRQLDASSNELQSIPAELCGLPSLRDLNVRRNQLSTLPDELGDLPLVRLDFSCNRVSRIPVSFCRLRHLQVILLDSNPLQSPPAQICLKGKLHIFKYLSTEAGRRGGSALGDLAPSRPPSFSPCPAEDLFPGRRYDGGLDSGFHSVDSGSKRWSGNESTDEFSELSFRISELAREPRGPRERREDGSADGDPEQVDFIDSHVPGEDEERGAGEEQRPPESSPVAGDGERAPSSRREEPSGEERRRPDTLQLWQERERRQQQQQSGVWGSPRKDSFPKLGVRAPGGGAAASSAQATYNGTPKSSATQLGAAGGQGAPTPASAAQEPLPTAGPGPSSPDSVLRPRRSPQLLDEKEVMAQLRQVLESQLQRPLPEDLAEALASGVILCQLANQLRPRSVPFIHVPSPAVPKLSALKSRKNVESFLEACRKMGVPEADLCSPLDLLQGTAQGLWTTLEAVKRAGGRSPPPLWPPSGLGGFILFYVVLMLLLCVVYTRLLGS; translated from the exons ATGGCGGCGGCGGTAGCGGCCTGTCTCGCCGCCGGGGGTGAGGAGGCGGCGACCACGACCTCCGTTCCAGGGTCTCCGGGTCTGCCCGGGAGCCGCAGTGCAGAGCGGGCCCTAGAGGAGGCCGTGGCCACCGGGACCCTGAACCTGTCTAACCGGCGTTTGAAGCACTTCCCCCGGGGCGCGGCCCGCAGCTACGACCTGTCAGACATCACCCAGGCTG ACCTGTCCCGGAACCGGTTCCCCGAGGTGCCAGAGGCAGCGTGCCAGCTGGTGTCCCTGGAGGGTCTGAGCCTCTACCACAATTGTCTGAGGTGCCTGAACCCAGCCTTGGGGAATCTCACAGCTCTCACCTACCTCAACCTCAG ccGAAACCAGCTGTCATCGCTGCCGTCCTACATCTGCCAGCTGCCCCTGCGAGTGCTCATTGTCAGCAACAACAAACTGGGGGCCCTACCTCCCGACATCAGTGCCCTGGCAAGCCTGCGACAGCTC GATGCGAGCAGCAATGAGTTGCAGTCTATCCCCGCGGAGCTGTGCGGCCTCCCTTCCCTGCGGGATCTCAATGTGCGGAGGAACCAGCTCAGCACCCTGCCTGACg agCTGGGAGACCTTCCTCTTGTCCGCCTGGATTTCTCCTGTAACCGTGTCTCCCGCATCCCGGTCTCCTTCTGCCGCCTCAGGCACCTGCAGGTCATTTTGCTGGACAGCAACCCCCTGCAAAGCCCGCCTGCCCAG ATCTGCCTGAAGGGGAAACTTCACATCTTCAAGTATTTGTCAACAGAGGCTGGGCGGCGCGGGGGGTCTGCACTGGGGGACCTGGCCCCTTCCCGCCCCCCGAGTTTCAGCCCCTG CCCCGCTGAGGACTTGTTTCCGGGACGTCGGTATGACGGAGGGCTGGACTCAGGCTTCCACAGCGTTGACAGTGGCAGCAAGAGGTGGTCTGGAAATGAG TCAACAGATGAATTTTCCGAGTTGTCGTTCCGGATCTCAGAGCTGGCCCGGGAGCCTCGGGGACCCAGGGAGCGGAGGGAGGATGGCTCTG CTGACGGAGACCCTGAGCAGGTTGACTTCATCGACAGCCACGTCCCTGGGGAGGACGAAGAGCGAGGTGCTGGCGAG GAGCAGCGGCCACCAGAATCGAGCCCTGTGGCAGGGGATGGGGAGCGGGCACCAAGCAGCAG GCGGGAGGAGCCGTCAGGGGAGGAGAGGCGGCGCCCAGACACCTTGCAGCTGTGGCAGGAGCGcgagcggcggcagcagcagcagcagagtggCGTGTGGGGTTCCCCAAGGAAGGACAG ttttccGAAGCTGGGGGTCAGGGCTCCTGGCGGGGGTGCTGCCGCCTCGTCCGCTCAGGCCACCTACAA CGGCACGCCCAAGTCCAGTGCCACCCAGCTGGGAGCTGCGGGGGGGCAGGGCGCTCCCACCCCCGCCTCCGCCGCCCAGGAGCCCCTTCCTACGGCGGGACCAG GCCCTTCCTCACCAGACTCTGTCTTGAGACCTCGGCGATCCCCCCAGCTTCTGGACGAAAAGGAAGTGATGGCTCAGCTGCGCCAG gtgcTTGAGTCCCAGCTGCAGCGGCCCCTGCCCGAGGACCTGGCAGAGGCTCTAGCCAGTGGGGTCATCCTCTGTCAGCTGGCCAACCAGCTGCGGCCCCGCTCCGTGCCCTTCATTCACGTGCCCTCACCTGCTGTG CCAAAACTCAGTGCCCTCAAGTCTCGGAAGAATGTGGAGAGTTTCTTAGAAGCTTGTCGAAAAATGGGGGTTCCTGAG GCTGACCTGTGCTCGCCCTTGGATCTCCTCCAGGGCACTGCCCAGGGGCTGTGGACCACCCTGGAGGCTGTGAAGCGGGCGGGGGGCAGGTCCCCCCCGCCCCTCTGGCCCCCCTCTGGTCTGGGAGGCTTCATCCTCTTCTACGTGGTCCTCATGCTGCTGCTCTGTGTCGTCTACACTCGGCTCCTGGGTTCCTAG